One Fictibacillus halophilus genomic window, GTGTGGATCATAACGTAAGGCTCGCTATTCAGGAAGGGATGGATCCTCTACAAGCGATCCAGCTCGCAACGTTGAACGCCGCTGAATGTTATGGTTTAAAAGAAAAAGGTGCTGTCGCTCCAGGGTATAAAGCAGACTTTCTTTTGCTCGATGATTTGAATTCCATTGCCATTTCCGATGTTTTTGTAGGAGGAAAATTGGTTGCTCAGAACGGGAAGTATAAAGGCTCAGAAACAAGTAGTTCGCAGCCACCAGTCGCGCTAACTCAGTCTGTAAACATGACGAAGATAGATTCTGAAAAGCTCTCTATTCCTTTAAGTGATGGTAAGCCCATGCATGTGATCGAAATCATCCCGAACCAAATTGTTACAAAAAAGAAGATTGTAGCGGCAACAGCAGAAAACGGAAAATTCACACCCTCTACCACGAACGATTTATTAAAAATGGCTGTGATCGAACGCCACAATAAGACTGAAAATATTGGTCTAGGCGTGGTAAATGGCCTTCTGATCCAGAACGGTGCGATTGCTTCAACTGTTGCGCATGATTCACATAATCTAGTCGTTGCCGGAACGAATGATGAAGATATACTGGTCGCGATAGAGGCGATCCGCGAGATGCAAGGCGGCTATGTAATCGTGAAAAACGGTGCTGTGCTCGCGTCTGTCCCGCTTTCGATCTCGGGATTGATGTCAGATCGCCCCTTTACAGAAGTCAATCAACAGATCATCCATTTAAAGAAAAAGTTAAAGGAGATTGGATTCAACGGAGATTTTGATCCGTTTCTGACCCTATCCTTCTTAACACTTCCTGTAATTCCGGAAATCAAGCTGACAGATCTCGGTCTCTTTGATTTCAAAATCTTTCAGCATATCCCTGTGCAGGCAGAATAAAGTGTTACACGAGTGAATGGTTAAAGGCATAGATAACAGCTTGCGTACGGTCTTGGACATCCAACTTGCTCAAAATATTACTTACATGCACTTTGACTGTTTTTAAAGCGATGAACAGATCGTCGGCAATCTCCTGGTTTGTCTTCCCTTTCGTCATCAATAAAAGAATCTCCATCTCGCGCGCAGTCAGCTCTTCATGTGGCTCGCGCGTTTGCTTTTTACGCATCTTGCTCATCATCTTTCCTGTTACTTCCGGTTCAAGAACAGATTTCCCGTGATATGTATCGCGAACAGCTTGGGCGATATCACTTGCTTTTGACGTTTTTAACATATAGCTAGAAGCACCCGCCTCTAGAGCCGGATATACTTTCTCATCATCAAGAAAACTGGTAACAACGATGATTTTCGCTTCTGGCCATGCCGTTGTTATCTCCCGCGTTGCTTCAATTCCATCCATCTCATCCATAACAAGATCCATTAATATAATATCCGGTTTCAGCGCTAGTGCCTTTTCTATGGCTACTTTTCCGTTCTCCGCTTCATCCGTTACTTCTATATCAGGCTGCGCAGAAAGGTAAGCCGATACCCCAATACGCACCATCTCATGATCATCCACTAATAATACTTTGATCATTACCCTCATCTCCCGCTTTCAAAATAGGTACTTTTACTTCAAGCCGCGTTCCTTCACCTGGCAAACTCACAATCTTCAGTGTGCCGCCAATTTCTAATGCACGTTCATGCATGTTTTGTAGACCATAGGAACCTGTTTTTTCCTGATCCATCTTAAAGCCAACACCATCATCTTCAATGCGAAGGATAATCAGATCATCTCTTTGGACGAGCAAGATTTGCGCTTTATTTGCCTGTGCATGCCTTAGAATGTTAGACACCGATTCTTGAAGAATACGAAACAGGTGATCTTCGACTCCTTTAGCAAGAGGAATCGTTTCAATCTTCCATTTCAGTTCGATCGGCACTTTTTGCAGAAGCTCTTGTAAAAGCTCTTCCATCCCTTTCTGCAATGATTTTCCGTTTAATGCTGCTGGACGAAGGTGCAGAAGAAGTGCTCTCATCTCAAGCTGTGTCTGATGAATCGTTTCTTCAACTAGTTTTAACTGTTTAGATTCACGTGTGTCATCTTCTGAACGCGTTTCATTTACCGCAGACATGATCATGCTTGCAGCAAAAAGCTGCTGAGACACAGAATCATGCAGTTCTCTCGCCAAACGATTTCTTTCTTGGGAAATAATCTCTTGAATGCGCTTCTCTTGATCTACTGCTTTTTCCGTAGCCATCTTTTGAGACTGACGAATCTTTTCCCCTAATTGCTTTTGTATGCCCTCCATACGCTTGGCAATCGTTCGTAATTCAAGACTCCTGACTTCTTTCATGTCTACTTGCCTGCCGTCTTCAATGGACTTCAGTGTACGATTGATGGAGTTTAATTGTTTACGAGAGGTGATTCCTGAATTTAAGCCAAAGAAAGCGCCCATGATAAACACGAAAAAAGGCAAAACAAAAGCTAAAGGGATATCAAGTAAGTTTTTCTGTAATAAAAAGTCCCAGTTATCGATCGGAAATGTTGTGTAAACGATTGAGCCTAAAAGAATTGCTACAGCAAATGCAGCTACGATACCGGAGAACATATGACGTAAAACAGTACTCATACCCGTTTCACCTCCAGACTGCCGGCAAACATACTTGTAACGATTTTTATTTTTTTCTCAGCCTCTCCATACCCTTTCGTTCGGTAAAAAAGCGTCTGATTGAACAGCTTAGATTCACTTCGGTCAAAAATTCTTGAATTCCCCATGATCATAGAATGGCTGACTGCCGCCTCCATCTCATAAGGGACATAGATCGTGATATTTCCGATCGTACCACGGATCAAAATAACGGATTCCCCGTCAGGTAAAATCGTTTGGTTCAAATCAATGATCGTATCACCAGGACCACATTGGATGTTAATATCGTTCCATTCATACACATGCTCTGGTGTTTGTTGAGTGCCTAGTAGGATATTTTTTAACAGCGTTTCTTTTCTGTATACATCGTCTTGTGACATAGTTGGAACCTGTGCGAACTGAGGCGTCACGAAAACTGGATTTTGTTTAGATTGATAAAATTCATATATCACATAGATAACGAATGCTACTAATAAAAGCTTAAAGGTGAACATGCTTAAAACGTTCATGACTGCGATAAAAACACCTAGCCAAAACATGACCTTGCCGGAGCGCTTCGGCATTCGTTTTCGTCCAAAAAACAAGAGTGCAGCACTAAATAAGAGAGAAAATAAGATTCCTCCTCCGTTCAAGGTAGCTTCTAATAATACCAAAACAACCGCTAATAAAAGCCCCCAACTTATGAAATCACTTCTTTTCCGATTCAGCATCTGCACTCACTCACTTTCTGTCATAAACGAGGTAAAAGGCGCAGCAATTTGCGCCTTGTCACTTATTTTATCGTATCACATACTGCCTTAAACAGTAGTAGATGATTCTTCTTTTTTCCAATCTTTTTCAAGTTTAGCTAGCTTCGCTTCCATCGAACTTGCATGATAATCAGCGTTAACTTTCTGCTCAAGACGATCCATATAGCTTTCTAGCTCATCAAAACGGAAAGCCGATTTTTTTATGGAGTGAGTCGGGTCGATCACACGGTCCATTTTCTGGTGAGCACGTGCTACATTTTCACGACCCATCAATTCCATACGTTTGATCTGCATATCTTTTAGCTTATGTTTCATCTGTTCGTATTTTTGCTCGAGCTCTACAAGATCTTTTTCTGCTTGCAGCGTAGATTCTTTTAAATTCGCTGCACGTAATGCATGTTGTTCTTTTTCTTGGAGTGCGAACTGATACAGCTCTTGTTCATTCGCTTGTTGAGCGATTTCTGCCTGATGAGCACGCTTAGCTGCTTTTGCCTCTGCTTCTTCCATCTCTCGTACGAACTGGTCTTTTAACAGCTGCTGACGCTCAACTAGCTTATGAGCTTTGTTCACCTCTAACTCACACTGTCTCAAATATTGGTTCAGAAGAGATAACGGATTCTTTTCCTCTTTTTGATCTAAAAGCTCATGTACATCTGCTGAGATTGAGTTTTTGATACGTTCAAATAAATTCATAATGATTCGCTCCTTTTTGCGTTTGTTTTTAGCTATTTTTAAGTTTTGCCCATTCTCTTTCAAAGTTGGTGAAAGGGTCATTACTGTCGTTCTCATCTAGTACAGCTGATTGATTCCATTTCTTATAAACCACGTAGAGAACATAGATCGCGACAGCACCTAATATCGCAGGCAGGTTGCTAACGGATACACAAAGCCCGACTACCGATAGAGCACCCCACCAAAATTTCTTTCCTCCACTGTTTGCAGCCATCGCCTTCTTAAATGCGTAATACATGACGGCCAGACCGATTGCAAGACCTACCATCGGGCCAAGATTTGCGATCAAAACGATTGCTGCAATTCCTCCAACTACAAGCAAGCCTAATTTTTTCATTTGGCTTCCTCCTTTCGTATCTTTAGCTTACCTCCCTCAGCATTTTCTCAAAACTGGCCGTAGCTGTATCTTTAGATAAGCCTCGAGGCGTAGTGGGGTCTGACCCCACACAAATACAAAACCCCCACTATGTACAAGTGGGGTGGACATATAACTATTATTCAAACAAAGAGATTGGTCTATAGAAGTGGTTTCCACTTCTTTCTTCTCTGCATACGCTGAGAAGATAAAAAGTAAGGGGTGGGTAGTTTTGAAACACAATGATTGCGGAGAGGGATTTCAACCTTTTGTTAGCCCTAATCCTAAGACGACATTTAATCCAATTCAGATCGCACCAACTATTGATCAAAGTTCATTTCTCAGTCCATTTACAAGTGTAATCGGTGATGTAAGAATTAAAGAGAACGTATATGTCGCACCACTCGTGAGTATTCGCGCAGATGAAGGAACGCCATTTTACATCGGATCTAACACAAATCTCCAAGATGGCGTCATTCTTCATGGATTAACAAATCAGTTCGTCAAAATAGATGGTAGAAAGTATTCCATTTATATCGACAATGAAGTCTCTGTCGCGCATGGAGCACTCGTTCACGGACCGTGTTTTATTGGAGAAAAAGTATTCGTAGGCTTTAAGGCAATCGTTTATAACGCTACAGTGGAGAAAGGAAGCTTTATTTCCTACAATGCAGTAGTTACGAACGGAGTGCATATTCGGAAGAATCGGTTCGTCCCGCCTGGAGCCTATATTGATTCTCAAAAGAAAGCCGATGCACTCCCCCGTGTACCTACTGACGTAAAAGAATTTGCACGCGGCGTACAGCTAGTCAATCAGGAGTTCCCAGCTGCTTATCATCTATTGTTCGGTGATTGTCGCTGCTCTTGTGGATTAGCTTACAACAAGAACAGCAGTGAGGAAGAATCTGATTAGGGTAAAAAACAAGGTAAGCAGCGTAAGGTTAAACACATGTTAACCTCGCTGCTCACCTTATTTTCACGCTTCTGTTAAGGACGCATACCAACTCATCTAGATTGGTCTACTAAGAAATAGTCTGGCTCTAATGAACCTTCTTTCAACTTTTCCTTCACCACTCTGGGATACAACACATAATCATCTAACTTCTCCAACGGGACCCACTTAAAGACAAGCCGATCTGCTTCTAACACAGTAAATTCCTCACCATCATGAAGCGGCAACAAGTTTTCAGCTGTGATTTTAAAATATATTCCAACCTCATGAATTTCTTTTTCTGCATATGTAAAAAAGTTTTCAATTGCCCATAAGAAACCTTCAATGTTCACAGTCAAATCCAGTTCTTCTTTCATCTCTCGCTTTAAGCTCGATTTGGCATCTTCACCAAGCTTCACCCGTCCTCCAGGTAATGACCAATTGGTTTCTGCTTTCGCCCGGTGCATGAGAACTCGACCTTCTTTAATCATCACGGCTGCTACACGGTAATTAAAAACTTGATGTTCCACATGAAACACTGCGTCCATTTTATCTTCCCCCTTTAAGTTAGCTCCTTATTTTACCACTTCGAGCATTTTCAGTGAAAGCCATTCCATTTACCGTTAAACTAATTAAAAATACGAAAAATAAGGAGCTTGAGAAAATGTCTGTATATGATTTTTCAGTTGAAACGATCAAAGGCGAGAAAACCAACCTAGACAATTACAAAGGCGATGTTCTCTTAATTGTAAATACAGCTAGTAAATGCGGTTTTACTCCACAATACAAAGGACTTCAATCCATTTATGAAAGCCATAAAGAGCAAGGATTATCTGTTCTTGGATTTCCATGTAATCAATTTGGTGCACAAGAACCAGGTTCGAGTGACGAGATTATGGAGTTCTGCGAGTTGAACTATGGTGTTAACTTTCCGATGTTCGCAAAAGTAGACGTAAACGGTGATGAAGCGCATCCCCTTTTTAAATACTTAGCTGCCGAAGCACCAGGCATCTTAGGATCTAAAGCGATCAAATGGAACTTCACTAAATTTTTAGTAGATCGAAACGGACAAGTTGTAAAGCGCTTCGCCCCAACAGATAAGCCCGAAACGATTGAAAAACATATACAAGAACTTCTCTAGTACACAAAAAAGCAGTTCGAGGAATGTCCCTCTGAACTGCTTTTCTAGTTTAGAACAATAGATGTGCCATTCCGACAACAATTGGAAGTGAGATGAATGTACGCAAGAAAAAGATAATGACTAGTTCTTTAAAGTTCACTGGAATCTTAGAAGCTAATAACAATCCACCAACTTCAGACATATAGATTAATTGAATTACTGACATGGCTGCAACAACGAAGCGAGTCAGCTCACTTTCAATCCCTGCTCCAATGATAGAAGGAAGGAACATATCCGCAAATCCGATTACGATCGTTTGTGCTGCATCTGATGCATATGGAACTTGCAGGAACTCTAAGATCGGGACAAAAGGTGCTCCTAAGTATGTGAAGAAAGGTGTGAACTCTGCCACCATCAATGCTGATGTTCCGATTGCCATTACGATAGGAACAACGCCCATCCACATATCAAGTACGTTTTGAATTCCTTCTTTTACTAACGGCGCAGCTTTTTTATTTTGATCAGCGCGTTCAACCGCCTTTTTAAGACCAAATCCAAAAGGTGTCTCACCTTCAGGAATTACTTCATCAACTACATTTTCTTTTGCGCCCTCATAATACGTATCAGGTTTTCTCGACAAAGGCGGGATGCGTGGAATAATAATCGCACACACGAGGCCTGCTAATACGACTGTTAAATAATAAGGAACGATCATATGAGCTAGATCAACTTGAGCAAGAACAACAATCGCGAATGTGATAGATACGACAGAAAACGTTGTACCAATTACAGCTGCTTCACGTTTCGTGTAATAGCCTTCTTCATACTGCTTGTTTGTTAAAAGAACGCCAATCGTTCCGTCACCAAGCCATGATGCTAAACAGTCGATAGAAGAGCGTCCTGGCAATTTAAATACAGGACGCATCACTTTAACAAGTAATGCTCCACACAGCTCTAACAACCCAAAGTTAAATAAAAGCGGTAAAAATAAACCAGCGAATAAGAAGACCGAAAATAATACAGGTATCAAGTCGAAAAGTAGAAGCTGCCCTGTATTTTCAGACCATACGGCTTTAGGCCCGAGCTTAAACAACGTCATCACAGCAAAAATCAATCCCACCAAACGAATCAATTGCCATACGATATTCACATTAAACAATGTGTTTAAAAATGGTTTATTAATAATAGCTTTTGGCTTAAAAAAGTATGTTCCTAAAGAACCTACAACCGTAATCGCTATGATAGCCGTCATGATTTTCGGAATATACGCACCGATTCCATCCTGCAAGATTCCAGCTAAAATGGCTACTGGAATGGTAATTTCCCCACCGTATGAGATGGGAATCATAAATAAAAATATACCGATCAAAGACGGAATAATAAATTTAATCAAACTCGAAAAATTCGTTTGCTTCATGTCATAATTCATTTGTTGCTTTGGTAAACCCATGATGTTATGCCTCTCTTTCTAGGATGTAAAGCGCTTTCATATACTTTCCATTTCCAAGTATATGTTTATTCTACAATTTTCGCAATATTGTAAGAAATGCTAGAATTCTTATAAAATACTAGTTTTTCTTTCCTTTTTAACTAAATCTCTAAACCTTTTTTGAGTTCAATAAGCTCGTCATCCCTTAAATAACGCCACTTCCCGACTTCTAATGCATGAAGATGTATATTCATAATACGTATACGCTCTAGCTTCTCCACTTTATACCCAAGCGTTTTACACATACGCCGAATTTGCCGGTTCAATCCTTGCGTAAGTGTGATTCGGAAAACATACTTGCTTACAAACTCTGTTTTCGCAGGTTTGGTTACTGAATCTAAAATAAAAACGCCTTGAGCCATTTTTTGAAGAAACAAATCAGTAACAGGTTGATCGACCGTCACTTCATATTCTTTCTCATGACCATAATCGGCCTGTGAAATTCGATTAGCTAACTCCCCATCATTCGTCAATAAAATCAAACCTTGAGAAGCTTTATCTAACCTACCAACAGCGAATACGCGCTCTGATAAATCAATATACTCTAGAATATTTCCATCAATATTAGGATTGGAAGTGGTCGTGACGCCAACTGGTTTGTTGAAGGCGAGGTAAATCGCTGATGTTTTTTGAGGAATTTTTTTACCATCGATAAGGATAGTATCTGTCTCATGTACAAAACTATCTTTGTTCGCGACCTCTCCATTTATAGTAATCCGGCCATTCTTTAATAGCCGATCCGTCTCTCTTCTAGAACAAAAACCCGTTAAGCTTATATATTTATGAATGCGCATGCTAATCCTCACTTCAGCGTTGTGATTATGCACAACGACTTATAATTATAACTGCAAATGAATATAATTTCGATAGTTTTTATAAATATCCATTATTTTTCACATCTATATTCATACTACCATTTCTATTTTAGGCTATTTATTCATACCTTTGCTCTTGAAAACGTAGCACCCTAAACTTTTTATTAGATATCCTTTTCAATCCTCTCTCCTTACTTGTACTATGAAGGAGGAAAGGGAGGTCATCAAAATGACACTTAGAGTATTGTCAGAGTCAGAATTTGAAAAATCCATACAGCTTTCTCAATATGCTTTTCAGTACATAGTAAAGAAAGAAGATCTGCCAAAACGTTATGAAATGATGAAGAGACAAGAAATTTGGGGAGAATTTGAGAACGAAGAGCTTATTTCTAAGCTTCACATTCACTCTTTGGAGATCTCTATTGAAAATCAGCGTTTTCCTATGGGAGGAATCGCAGGTGTAGCTACTTGGCCAGAGCATCGCCGAAAAGGATCTGTTACCCGTCTATTACAACAAGCTCTTTTAAGAATGAAGGAAAATGGTCAAAGCATCAGCTTGC contains:
- the ade gene encoding adenine deaminase, with amino-acid sequence MNIDALKKRIDVSTKRLPADVVVKNGKIIDVFNLEVIEGDVAIVDGYIAGIGEYEGHEIIDAAGKFISPAFIDGHVHIESSMVTPGEFSKVLLAHGVTTVITDPHEIGNVSGTEGISFMLNESEGLSLDVRVMLPSSVPATPFENAGAVLKASDLESFLAHPRVLGLAEVMDFPAVFRGDGDMLQKIIAAADQNGMIDGHAAGLDANGINVYRSSMITTDHECTTVEEARDRISRGMYVLIREGSVAKNLRALTKAVTPNNARRFLFCTDDKHLDDLVAEGSVDHNVRLAIQEGMDPLQAIQLATLNAAECYGLKEKGAVAPGYKADFLLLDDLNSIAISDVFVGGKLVAQNGKYKGSETSSSQPPVALTQSVNMTKIDSEKLSIPLSDGKPMHVIEIIPNQIVTKKKIVAATAENGKFTPSTTNDLLKMAVIERHNKTENIGLGVVNGLLIQNGAIASTVAHDSHNLVVAGTNDEDILVAIEAIREMQGGYVIVKNGAVLASVPLSISGLMSDRPFTEVNQQIIHLKKKLKEIGFNGDFDPFLTLSFLTLPVIPEIKLTDLGLFDFKIFQHIPVQAE
- a CDS encoding response regulator, which gives rise to MIKVLLVDDHEMVRIGVSAYLSAQPDIEVTDEAENGKVAIEKALALKPDIILMDLVMDEMDGIEATREITTAWPEAKIIVVTSFLDDEKVYPALEAGASSYMLKTSKASDIAQAVRDTYHGKSVLEPEVTGKMMSKMRKKQTREPHEELTAREMEILLLMTKGKTNQEIADDLFIALKTVKVHVSNILSKLDVQDRTQAVIYAFNHSLV
- a CDS encoding sensor histidine kinase, with protein sequence MSTVLRHMFSGIVAAFAVAILLGSIVYTTFPIDNWDFLLQKNLLDIPLAFVLPFFVFIMGAFFGLNSGITSRKQLNSINRTLKSIEDGRQVDMKEVRSLELRTIAKRMEGIQKQLGEKIRQSQKMATEKAVDQEKRIQEIISQERNRLARELHDSVSQQLFAASMIMSAVNETRSEDDTRESKQLKLVEETIHQTQLEMRALLLHLRPAALNGKSLQKGMEELLQELLQKVPIELKWKIETIPLAKGVEDHLFRILQESVSNILRHAQANKAQILLVQRDDLIILRIEDDGVGFKMDQEKTGSYGLQNMHERALEIGGTLKIVSLPGEGTRLEVKVPILKAGDEGNDQSIISG
- the liaF gene encoding cell wall-active antibiotics response protein LiaF; this translates as MLNRKRSDFISWGLLLAVVLVLLEATLNGGGILFSLLFSAALLFFGRKRMPKRSGKVMFWLGVFIAVMNVLSMFTFKLLLVAFVIYVIYEFYQSKQNPVFVTPQFAQVPTMSQDDVYRKETLLKNILLGTQQTPEHVYEWNDINIQCGPGDTIIDLNQTILPDGESVILIRGTIGNITIYVPYEMEAAVSHSMIMGNSRIFDRSESKLFNQTLFYRTKGYGEAEKKIKIVTSMFAGSLEVKRV
- a CDS encoding PspA/IM30 family protein translates to MNLFERIKNSISADVHELLDQKEEKNPLSLLNQYLRQCELEVNKAHKLVERQQLLKDQFVREMEEAEAKAAKRAHQAEIAQQANEQELYQFALQEKEQHALRAANLKESTLQAEKDLVELEQKYEQMKHKLKDMQIKRMELMGRENVARAHQKMDRVIDPTHSIKKSAFRFDELESYMDRLEQKVNADYHASSMEAKLAKLEKDWKKEESSTTV
- a CDS encoding flagellar basal body rod protein translates to MKKLGLLVVGGIAAIVLIANLGPMVGLAIGLAVMYYAFKKAMAANSGGKKFWWGALSVVGLCVSVSNLPAILGAVAIYVLYVVYKKWNQSAVLDENDSNDPFTNFEREWAKLKNS
- a CDS encoding carbonate dehydratase, whose amino-acid sequence is MKHNDCGEGFQPFVSPNPKTTFNPIQIAPTIDQSSFLSPFTSVIGDVRIKENVYVAPLVSIRADEGTPFYIGSNTNLQDGVILHGLTNQFVKIDGRKYSIYIDNEVSVAHGALVHGPCFIGEKVFVGFKAIVYNATVEKGSFISYNAVVTNGVHIRKNRFVPPGAYIDSQKKADALPRVPTDVKEFARGVQLVNQEFPAAYHLLFGDCRCSCGLAYNKNSSEEESD
- a CDS encoding NUDIX hydrolase, which gives rise to MDAVFHVEHQVFNYRVAAVMIKEGRVLMHRAKAETNWSLPGGRVKLGEDAKSSLKREMKEELDLTVNIEGFLWAIENFFTYAEKEIHEVGIYFKITAENLLPLHDGEEFTVLEADRLVFKWVPLEKLDDYVLYPRVVKEKLKEGSLEPDYFLVDQSR
- a CDS encoding glutathione peroxidase — encoded protein: MSVYDFSVETIKGEKTNLDNYKGDVLLIVNTASKCGFTPQYKGLQSIYESHKEQGLSVLGFPCNQFGAQEPGSSDEIMEFCELNYGVNFPMFAKVDVNGDEAHPLFKYLAAEAPGILGSKAIKWNFTKFLVDRNGQVVKRFAPTDKPETIEKHIQELL
- a CDS encoding YjiH family protein: MGLPKQQMNYDMKQTNFSSLIKFIIPSLIGIFLFMIPISYGGEITIPVAILAGILQDGIGAYIPKIMTAIIAITVVGSLGTYFFKPKAIINKPFLNTLFNVNIVWQLIRLVGLIFAVMTLFKLGPKAVWSENTGQLLLFDLIPVLFSVFLFAGLFLPLLFNFGLLELCGALLVKVMRPVFKLPGRSSIDCLASWLGDGTIGVLLTNKQYEEGYYTKREAAVIGTTFSVVSITFAIVVLAQVDLAHMIVPYYLTVVLAGLVCAIIIPRIPPLSRKPDTYYEGAKENVVDEVIPEGETPFGFGLKKAVERADQNKKAAPLVKEGIQNVLDMWMGVVPIVMAIGTSALMVAEFTPFFTYLGAPFVPILEFLQVPYASDAAQTIVIGFADMFLPSIIGAGIESELTRFVVAAMSVIQLIYMSEVGGLLLASKIPVNFKELVIIFFLRTFISLPIVVGMAHLLF
- a CDS encoding pseudouridine synthase, with amino-acid sequence MRIHKYISLTGFCSRRETDRLLKNGRITINGEVANKDSFVHETDTILIDGKKIPQKTSAIYLAFNKPVGVTTTSNPNIDGNILEYIDLSERVFAVGRLDKASQGLILLTNDGELANRISQADYGHEKEYEVTVDQPVTDLFLQKMAQGVFILDSVTKPAKTEFVSKYVFRITLTQGLNRQIRRMCKTLGYKVEKLERIRIMNIHLHALEVGKWRYLRDDELIELKKGLEI